The nucleotide sequence CCCGACCTCGTCATCGCCTCGCAGGCGCTGCGCGGCGCATCCGTGGAGGCGGTCGACCAGGCGGTCGCCGCGGACTCCGAGCGCCGCCGGGCGGTCACCGAGTTCGAGGGCCTCCGCGCCGAGCAGAACGCGCACGGCAAGCTCGTCGCGAAGGCCGACAAGGCCGACAAGCCGCGCCTCATCGCGGAGGTCCAGGAGCTGAAGGCCCGCGTCACCGCCGCGCAGGAGCGCGCGCAGGAGGCCGAGGCCGCCCTCGACGAGGCGATGCGGCGGATCCCGAACATCGTCATCGACGGCGTCCCCGCGGGCGGCGAGGACGACTGGGCGCTCGTGCGCGAGGTCGGCGCGAAGCCGGCGTTCGACTTCGACCCCCGGGACCACCTGGAGATCGGCGAGATCCTCGACGCCATCGACATGGGCCGCGGTGCCAAGGTGTCCGGCGCCCGCTTCCACTTCCTCAAGGGGATCGGCGCGCGGCTCGAGATCGCGCTGATGAACTTCGGCCTGGCCCGCGCGCTCGAGGCCGGGCTCGTGCCGCTCATCACGCCCACGCTGGTGAAGCCCGAGATCATGGCCGGCACCGGCTTCCTCGGCGCCCATGCCGACGAGGTGTACCACCTCGACGACGACGACCTCTACCTCACGGGCACGAGCGAGGTGGCGCTCGCCGGGTACCACGCCGACGAGATCCTCGACCTGGCCCAGGGCCCCATCCGCTACGCCGGCTGGTCGACCTGCTACCGCAAGGAGGCGGGCTCCTACGGCAAGGACACCCGCGGCATCATCCGCGTGCACCAGTTCCAGAAGCTCGAGATGTTCAGCTACGTCGATCCGGCCGACGCCGAGGCGGAGCACGAGCGCCTCCTCGCGATGCAGGAGCGCATGATGCAGGACCTCGGCCTCTCCTACCGCGTCATCGACACGGCGGCGGGCGACCTCGGATCCAGCGCCGCCCGCAAGTACGACGTCGAGGCGTGGGTCCCCACCCAGGGCGCCTACCGCGAGCTCACCTCCACCTCGAACTGCACCACGTTCCAGGCCCGCCGCCTCGGCACGCGCTTCCGCGGCGAGGACGGCCGCACCTCGCCCGTCGCGACGCTCAACGGCACGCTGGCGACCACGCGCTGGATCGTCGCGATCCTCGAGACCCACCAGCAGGCGGACGGTTCCGTGCGCGTGCCCGAGGCGCTCCGGCCCTACCTCGGCGGCCTCGAGGCCCTCGAACCCGCCACGGCGAAGGCCGCCCGATGACCCCGCGGGTGTCCGACGCCGACCGCCTCCTCATCGCCCTCGACATCGACGGCACCCTCCTCGGCGAGGACGGGTCGCTCGACGAGTCGGTCATCCGCGAGGTGCGGCGGATGGAGGAGATCGGCCACCTGGTCATGCCCTCCACCGGACGCTCGGTCGCCGACACCCTGCCGATCGTCGATCGCCTGGGGATCCACCCGCGCTACATGGTGTGCTCCAACGGCGCGATCGTGCTCGAGCGCGACGCGGACGCCCCCACCGGGTACTCCCGCCGCTTCGTCGAGACCTTCGACCCCGCCGACGTGCTGCAGCGGATCCGCCCCCACCTCGCGAGCGGCCGTTACGCCGTCGAGGACGAGGAGGGCGTGTACCTCTACTCCGGCGGCGACTTCCCGGACGGCGCGCTCGAGGCCAACGGCCGCCGGGTCGAGTTCGAG is from Clavibacter sp. A6099 and encodes:
- the serS gene encoding serine--tRNA ligase, with product MIDPQTLRDHPDLVIASQALRGASVEAVDQAVAADSERRRAVTEFEGLRAEQNAHGKLVAKADKADKPRLIAEVQELKARVTAAQERAQEAEAALDEAMRRIPNIVIDGVPAGGEDDWALVREVGAKPAFDFDPRDHLEIGEILDAIDMGRGAKVSGARFHFLKGIGARLEIALMNFGLARALEAGLVPLITPTLVKPEIMAGTGFLGAHADEVYHLDDDDLYLTGTSEVALAGYHADEILDLAQGPIRYAGWSTCYRKEAGSYGKDTRGIIRVHQFQKLEMFSYVDPADAEAEHERLLAMQERMMQDLGLSYRVIDTAAGDLGSSAARKYDVEAWVPTQGAYRELTSTSNCTTFQARRLGTRFRGEDGRTSPVATLNGTLATTRWIVAILETHQQADGSVRVPEALRPYLGGLEALEPATAKAAR
- a CDS encoding HAD family hydrolase encodes the protein MTPRVSDADRLLIALDIDGTLLGEDGSLDESVIREVRRMEEIGHLVMPSTGRSVADTLPIVDRLGIHPRYMVCSNGAIVLERDADAPTGYSRRFVETFDPADVLQRIRPHLASGRYAVEDEEGVYLYSGGDFPDGALEANGRRVEFEELLHVPATRVVVISPGHDLEDFQDVVERMGLHRVSYSIGWTAWLDIAPDGVNKATAMERVRELHGIARTHVIAMGDGRNDIEMLEWAGEHGRGIAMGQAPAEVIAVATEVTGPITENGAAAVLSRL